One region of Streptomyces subrutilus genomic DNA includes:
- a CDS encoding nucleobase:cation symporter-2 family protein, giving the protein MAQSPRFRKDAVAVPQVSGEKHPVDETLPPLKMFTSGLQHVAAMYAGVVAPPMIVGPAVGLSATETAFLMGASLFTAGLATLLQTLGFWKIGAKLPFVNGVSFAGVTPMIAIGKGEGDDAIPVIFGAIIVAGVIGFFAAPYFGKLVRFFPPVVTGTVITLIGVSLLPVAFNWSQGGNSTAADYGSMKNIGMAAATLVIVLLMRKFLRGFLQQIAILLGLVAGTLIALPLGMTSFDAVRNAAVIGFPTPFHFGAPQFQVAAIISMCIVMLVCMTESTADILALGKIVGRPADAKTIEGGLRADTLGSAISPLFNGFMCSAFAQNIGLVAMTKVRSRYVVAAGGGILILLGLCPMAASVIGVVPLPVLGGAGIVLFGSVAASGIQTLAGAAMEKGENALIVAASVGIGLIPIAAPGFYHAFPKDLLVVLDSGISTGCVVAILLNLGFNHLGAARRASTADPVPVH; this is encoded by the coding sequence GTGGCCCAGTCGCCCAGGTTTCGCAAAGACGCAGTCGCAGTACCGCAGGTCTCGGGGGAGAAACACCCGGTGGACGAGACCCTGCCACCGCTCAAGATGTTCACCAGCGGCCTCCAGCACGTGGCCGCCATGTACGCGGGTGTCGTCGCTCCGCCCATGATCGTCGGTCCCGCCGTCGGCCTCTCGGCCACCGAGACCGCCTTCCTGATGGGCGCCTCGCTCTTCACGGCCGGACTCGCCACCCTCCTCCAGACCCTCGGGTTCTGGAAGATCGGCGCCAAGCTCCCCTTCGTCAACGGCGTGTCCTTCGCCGGCGTGACGCCGATGATCGCGATCGGCAAGGGGGAGGGCGACGACGCGATACCCGTCATCTTCGGCGCGATCATCGTCGCCGGTGTCATCGGCTTCTTCGCCGCCCCCTACTTCGGCAAACTCGTCCGCTTCTTCCCGCCGGTCGTGACGGGTACCGTCATCACCCTGATCGGCGTCTCGCTCCTGCCCGTCGCCTTCAACTGGTCGCAGGGCGGGAACAGCACCGCCGCCGACTACGGCTCGATGAAGAACATCGGCATGGCGGCCGCCACCCTGGTCATCGTCCTGCTGATGCGCAAGTTCCTGCGCGGCTTCCTCCAGCAGATCGCCATCCTGCTCGGCCTCGTCGCGGGCACGCTGATCGCCCTGCCGCTCGGCATGACCAGCTTCGACGCCGTCCGGAACGCCGCGGTGATCGGCTTCCCGACCCCGTTCCACTTCGGCGCCCCGCAGTTCCAGGTCGCCGCGATCATCTCCATGTGCATCGTCATGCTCGTCTGCATGACCGAGTCCACCGCCGACATCCTGGCCCTGGGCAAGATCGTCGGCCGGCCGGCCGACGCGAAGACCATCGAGGGCGGCCTGCGCGCCGACACCCTCGGCAGCGCCATCAGCCCGCTGTTCAACGGATTCATGTGCAGCGCCTTCGCCCAGAACATCGGGCTGGTCGCCATGACCAAGGTGCGCAGCCGGTACGTGGTCGCCGCCGGCGGCGGCATCCTGATCCTGCTCGGCCTGTGCCCGATGGCCGCCTCCGTGATCGGCGTGGTCCCGCTGCCCGTCCTCGGCGGCGCCGGCATCGTGCTCTTCGGCTCGGTCGCGGCCAGCGGCATCCAGACCCTGGCCGGCGCGGCCATGGAGAAGGGCGAGAACGCCCTGATCGTCGCCGCCTCGGTCGGCATCGGCCTGATCCCGATCGCGGCTCCGGGGTTCTACCACGCCTTCCCGAAGGACCTCCTCGTGGTCCTCGACTCCGGCATCAGCACCGGCTGCGTGGTGGCGATCCTGCTCAACCTCGGCTTCAACCACCTCGGCGCCGCGCGCCGGGCGAGCACCGCCGACCCGGTCCCGGTGCACTGA
- a CDS encoding 3'-5' exonuclease translates to MAARTARPSLYISVDIEADGPIPGPYSMISFGAAVAGRQDGGSYTAADPEAHTFYRELRPISEVFVPEALAVSGLDRDRLVREGADPDAAMAEFRTWVREVSAGAQPVMCGYPASFDWTFLYWYLMRFGGESPFGHSGCLDMKTLYATKARVPLRAAVKGRMPRELLSRRPHTHHALDDAVEQAELMSNLMLWQP, encoded by the coding sequence ATGGCAGCCCGTACCGCACGTCCCAGCCTGTACATCTCCGTCGACATCGAGGCCGACGGACCCATTCCCGGTCCGTACTCGATGATCAGCTTCGGGGCCGCCGTCGCCGGGCGGCAGGACGGCGGGTCGTATACGGCCGCCGACCCCGAAGCGCACACCTTCTACCGGGAGTTGCGGCCGATCTCGGAGGTGTTCGTGCCCGAGGCGCTCGCCGTGAGCGGGCTCGACCGGGACCGGCTGGTGCGCGAGGGCGCCGATCCGGACGCGGCGATGGCGGAGTTCCGCACCTGGGTGCGGGAGGTCTCGGCCGGCGCGCAGCCCGTGATGTGCGGCTACCCGGCCTCCTTCGACTGGACCTTCCTGTACTGGTACTTGATGCGCTTCGGGGGCGAGAGCCCGTTCGGCCACTCCGGCTGCCTGGACATGAAGACCCTCTACGCGACGAAGGCCCGCGTACCGCTGCGGGCCGCCGTCAAGGGCCGGATGCCGCGCGAGCTCCTGTCGCGGCGGCCGCACACGCACCACGCCCTGGACGACGCGGTCGAGCAGGCCGAGCTGATGAGCAACCTCATGCTCTGGCAGCCCTGA
- a CDS encoding GDSL-type esterase/lipase family protein, with translation MIGFRTVSKDRAVSRVRRLAAAAMVLPLAVGALMAAGAGTSAASPGGGPTAVVSLGDSYISGEAGRWKGNSLTASGSRNGTDRGWVSGSTYDPGKVYGTTAGGCHRSDSAEVRSAGPIADVAVNLACSGATSENVFRAANGGVAFKGEAPQADQLAAVAASHDVKVIALSIGGNDLGFADIIKDCAYDFIIWNSYCYDDQQYGVDQKIDAVMGSVGKSVDEIRAVMRGAGYADSSYRIVLQSYPSPIPRGAENRYTQSDWSRLNTGGCPFWNRDSDWARDSLVPQIANRLKGVAAAKGVQFLDLRDMLQGREVCAKASKHVTASVPASAKTSEWARWIDNNESQGLVQESMHPNHFGQLAAGRCLALVVAQPATSGFSCKNTAGADQSGMYLTAAP, from the coding sequence GTGATCGGATTCCGCACCGTCAGCAAGGACCGGGCCGTCAGTCGTGTGCGACGACTGGCCGCGGCCGCAATGGTTCTGCCGCTCGCCGTCGGCGCACTGATGGCCGCCGGCGCCGGCACCTCCGCCGCGAGCCCCGGCGGCGGGCCCACCGCGGTGGTCTCCCTGGGCGACAGCTACATCTCCGGCGAGGCCGGGCGCTGGAAGGGCAACAGCCTGACCGCCAGCGGCAGCCGCAACGGGACCGACCGGGGCTGGGTCAGCGGCAGCACCTACGACCCCGGCAAGGTCTACGGGACCACCGCGGGCGGCTGCCACCGCTCCGATTCCGCCGAGGTGCGCAGCGCCGGGCCGATCGCGGACGTGGCGGTCAACCTGGCCTGTTCCGGGGCCACGTCCGAGAACGTGTTCCGCGCCGCCAACGGCGGGGTCGCCTTCAAGGGAGAGGCCCCGCAGGCCGATCAGCTCGCCGCGGTGGCGGCGAGCCACGACGTCAAGGTCATCGCGCTGTCCATCGGCGGCAACGACCTCGGCTTCGCCGACATCATCAAGGACTGCGCGTACGACTTCATCATCTGGAACTCGTACTGCTACGACGACCAGCAGTACGGCGTCGACCAGAAGATCGACGCGGTGATGGGCTCGGTCGGCAAGTCCGTGGACGAGATCCGGGCCGTGATGCGCGGGGCCGGCTACGCCGACTCCTCCTACCGGATCGTGCTGCAGTCCTACCCGTCGCCGATCCCGCGCGGTGCGGAGAACCGGTACACGCAGAGCGACTGGAGCCGCCTCAACACCGGCGGCTGCCCGTTCTGGAACCGGGACTCCGACTGGGCGCGGGACTCGCTCGTCCCGCAGATCGCGAACCGTCTCAAGGGGGTCGCCGCCGCCAAGGGCGTGCAGTTCCTGGACCTGCGGGACATGCTCCAGGGGCGCGAGGTGTGCGCCAAGGCGAGCAAGCACGTGACTGCGTCGGTGCCTGCCTCGGCGAAGACGAGCGAGTGGGCGCGCTGGATCGACAACAACGAGTCGCAGGGCCTGGTCCAGGAGTCCATGCACCCGAACCACTTCGGCCAGCTGGCCGCGGGCCGCTGTCTGGCCCTGGTCGTGGCGCAGCCCGCCACATCCGGCTTCAGCTGCAAGAACACCGCGGGGGCCGACCAGAGCGGGATGTACCTGACGGCCGCTCCGTAG
- the aceB gene encoding malate synthase A: protein MSAPAPSSLAIVDTEPLPRQDEVLTEAALAFVAELHRRFAPRRAELLARRGERRAEIARTSTLDFLPETAQIREGDWKVAPAPAALNDRRVEITGPTDRKMTINALNSGARVWLADFEDASAPTWENVVLGQLNLIDAYERRIDFTDARTGKAYALKPAEQLATVVMRPRGWHLEERHLEFEGGPASGSLVDFGLYFFHNAKRLIDLGKGPYFYLPKTESHLEARLWNEIFVFAQDYVGIPQGTVRATVLIETITAAYEMEEILYELRDHAAGLNAGRWDYLFSIVKNFRDGGEKFVLPDRNAVTMTAPFMRAYTELLVRTCHKRGAHAIGGMAAFIPSRKDAEANKIAFEKVKADKDREAGDGFDGSWVAHPDLVPIAMASFDAVLGDKPNQKERLREDVSVAPGELIAIDSLDAKPTYEGLRNAVQVGIRYIEAWLRGHGAVGIFGLMEDAATAEISRSQIWQWINAGVVFENGETATAELTRALAAEELAALRAELGEEAFAAGKWQQAHDLLLQVSLDADYADFLTLPAYDQLVG from the coding sequence ATGTCCGCACCAGCGCCGTCATCGCTGGCCATCGTCGATACCGAACCCCTGCCCCGACAGGACGAAGTCCTCACAGAAGCGGCGCTCGCCTTCGTGGCCGAGCTCCACAGGCGCTTCGCCCCGCGCCGGGCCGAGCTCCTCGCCCGCCGCGGCGAGCGGCGCGCCGAGATCGCCCGCACCTCCACGCTCGACTTCCTCCCGGAGACCGCACAGATCCGCGAGGGCGACTGGAAGGTCGCGCCGGCCCCGGCCGCGCTGAACGACCGCCGCGTGGAGATCACCGGTCCGACCGACCGCAAGATGACCATCAACGCCCTCAACTCGGGCGCGCGGGTCTGGCTCGCCGACTTCGAGGACGCCTCGGCCCCCACCTGGGAGAACGTCGTCCTCGGCCAGCTCAACCTGATCGACGCCTACGAGCGCCGCATCGACTTCACCGACGCCCGCACCGGCAAGGCGTACGCGCTGAAGCCCGCCGAGCAGCTCGCCACCGTCGTGATGCGGCCGCGCGGGTGGCACCTCGAGGAGCGCCACCTGGAGTTCGAGGGCGGCCCGGCCTCCGGGTCCCTGGTCGACTTCGGCCTGTACTTCTTCCACAACGCGAAGCGCCTGATCGACCTCGGCAAGGGCCCGTACTTCTACCTGCCGAAGACGGAGTCGCACCTGGAGGCTCGCCTCTGGAACGAGATCTTCGTCTTCGCCCAGGACTACGTCGGCATCCCGCAGGGCACCGTCCGCGCCACGGTCCTGATCGAGACGATCACCGCCGCGTACGAGATGGAGGAGATCCTCTACGAGCTGCGCGACCACGCGGCCGGTCTGAACGCGGGCCGCTGGGACTACCTCTTCTCCATCGTCAAGAACTTCCGTGACGGCGGCGAGAAGTTCGTCCTGCCGGACCGCAACGCCGTGACGATGACCGCGCCCTTCATGCGGGCGTACACCGAACTGCTGGTCCGCACCTGCCACAAGCGCGGCGCGCACGCCATCGGCGGCATGGCGGCCTTCATCCCGTCCCGCAAGGACGCCGAGGCGAACAAGATCGCCTTCGAGAAGGTCAAGGCCGACAAGGACCGCGAGGCCGGCGACGGCTTCGACGGCTCCTGGGTCGCCCACCCCGACCTGGTTCCGATCGCCATGGCCTCCTTCGACGCCGTGCTCGGCGACAAGCCGAACCAGAAGGAGCGCCTGCGCGAGGACGTCTCGGTGGCCCCGGGCGAGCTCATCGCGATCGACTCGCTGGACGCCAAGCCCACCTACGAGGGCCTGCGCAACGCCGTCCAGGTCGGCATCCGCTACATCGAGGCCTGGCTCCGCGGCCACGGTGCTGTCGGCATCTTCGGCCTGATGGAGGACGCCGCCACCGCCGAGATCTCGCGCTCGCAGATCTGGCAGTGGATCAACGCCGGTGTCGTCTTCGAGAACGGCGAGACGGCCACGGCCGAGCTGACCCGCGCCCTCGCGGCCGAGGAACTCGCCGCGCTCCGCGCCGAGCTGGGCGAGGAGGCCTTCGCGGCCGGCAAGTGGCAGCAGGCCCACGACCTCCTGCTCCAGGTCTCCCTGGACGCCGACTACGCGGACTTCCTCACCCTCCCCGCCTACGACCAGCTGGTCGGCTGA
- a CDS encoding nucleotidyltransferase family protein, which produces MPADSHAASHAASPAGPDTGSRPGSRPAAHTDPPVIAGLLLAAGGGRRLGGRPKALLPYRGRPLVENAVRVLREAGCGPVHVVLGASAAEVRERADLAGCVVVDNPDWARGMGSSLRAGLASLAGTGARAAVVSLVDQPGIGPAAVARVREAYRSPASLVAAAYDGERGHPVLFGADRWADIAETATDDKGARVHLTQHAADLTLVECADVAEPFDIDVPADLARLERD; this is translated from the coding sequence ATGCCAGCCGATTCGCACGCCGCATCCCACGCAGCCTCCCCCGCCGGCCCCGACACCGGATCCCGGCCGGGCTCCCGCCCCGCAGCCCACACCGACCCGCCGGTGATCGCGGGCCTGCTCCTGGCGGCGGGCGGCGGGCGCCGCCTGGGCGGGCGGCCCAAGGCCCTGCTGCCCTACCGCGGCCGCCCGCTGGTCGAGAACGCCGTACGGGTGCTGCGCGAGGCGGGCTGCGGTCCCGTCCACGTGGTGCTCGGCGCCTCGGCGGCCGAGGTCCGCGAGCGTGCGGACCTGGCCGGCTGCGTGGTCGTGGACAACCCCGACTGGGCCCGGGGCATGGGCTCCTCGCTGCGGGCCGGGCTCGCCTCCCTGGCCGGTACGGGTGCCCGCGCGGCCGTGGTCTCCCTGGTGGACCAGCCGGGCATCGGCCCGGCGGCCGTGGCCCGGGTGCGGGAGGCCTACCGCTCCCCCGCCAGCCTGGTGGCGGCGGCCTATGACGGGGAGCGCGGTCACCCGGTGCTCTTCGGCGCGGACCGGTGGGCGGACATCGCGGAAACGGCCACGGATGACAAAGGTGCGCGTGTCCACCTGACACAGCACGCGGCGGACCTCACTCTGGTGGAGTGCGCGGATGTGGCCGAGCCTTTCGACATCGACGTGCCGGCCGATCTGGCGCGGCTCGAGCGGGACTGA
- a CDS encoding PLP-dependent aminotransferase family protein: MANGRVVRTADRTIGSRQLAALLPAEVLARPGYRALADAVRTLILDGRVALHVRLPAERELAEAVGASRATVTGAYDLLRESGYVRSRRGSGTWTELPDGHLPVGSSALIGGGTGGRPDGEAGIDLAIAAMGAPEGSLAEAFAWAAPRLPPLARNPGYHPFGLPDLRAAVAERFTRRGLPTRPEQILVTAGAQQAFALVVSLLCRPGDRVVTENPTYANALDALRHARLRTGSVAVSDTGWDMEIAESTLRQTVPRLAYSIPDFHNPTGALMPPEQRLRLLAATRATGTWLVVDETIADIALDVPAPPPLASLAPRGGAEHVITIGSLSKTHWGGLRVGWIRATAKMITELTSVRVSADMTGSVLDQLLALPLVEGLERSLPARLAQLRIQREALVGSLQRHTPEWSWRLPPGGLSLWVDLGEPVSSALSERAAAAGVHIGRGARFGVDPGTFEHRLRIPYTLPADRLDEGVRLLAQAFHDGVPLSPAVERPYWVA, encoded by the coding sequence ATGGCAAACGGGCGAGTGGTCCGGACAGCGGACAGAACCATCGGCAGCCGCCAGCTCGCGGCCCTGCTGCCCGCCGAGGTGCTGGCCCGCCCCGGCTACCGGGCGCTGGCCGACGCCGTGCGCACGCTGATCCTCGACGGCCGGGTCGCCCTGCACGTACGGCTGCCCGCCGAGCGCGAGCTCGCCGAGGCGGTCGGCGCCAGCCGGGCCACCGTCACCGGCGCGTACGACCTGCTGCGCGAGAGCGGCTACGTGCGCAGCCGCCGCGGCTCCGGCACCTGGACCGAACTCCCCGACGGACACCTGCCGGTCGGCTCGTCCGCCCTCATCGGCGGCGGCACCGGAGGCCGGCCCGACGGCGAGGCCGGCATCGACCTGGCCATCGCCGCCATGGGGGCCCCGGAGGGCAGCCTCGCCGAGGCCTTCGCCTGGGCCGCCCCCCGACTGCCCCCGCTCGCCCGGAACCCGGGCTACCACCCCTTCGGCCTGCCTGACCTGCGGGCCGCCGTCGCCGAACGGTTCACCCGGCGCGGGCTGCCCACCCGCCCCGAGCAGATCCTGGTCACGGCCGGGGCCCAGCAGGCCTTCGCACTCGTCGTCAGCCTGCTCTGCCGCCCCGGGGACCGGGTCGTCACCGAGAACCCGACCTACGCCAACGCCCTCGACGCCCTGCGCCACGCCCGGCTGCGCACCGGGTCGGTGGCCGTCTCCGACACCGGCTGGGACATGGAGATCGCCGAGTCCACGCTGCGCCAGACCGTGCCCCGGCTGGCGTACTCCATCCCCGACTTCCACAACCCGACCGGCGCCCTGATGCCGCCGGAGCAGCGGCTGCGGCTGCTCGCGGCCACCCGGGCCACCGGGACCTGGCTGGTGGTCGACGAGACCATCGCCGACATCGCGCTGGACGTCCCCGCGCCCCCGCCGCTGGCCTCGCTCGCCCCGCGCGGCGGCGCCGAGCACGTGATCACCATCGGCTCGCTGAGCAAGACCCACTGGGGCGGGCTGCGGGTGGGCTGGATCCGCGCCACCGCGAAGATGATCACCGAACTGACCTCCGTACGGGTCTCCGCCGACATGACCGGCTCGGTCCTCGACCAGCTGCTCGCGCTCCCGCTGGTGGAGGGCCTGGAACGCTCGCTGCCCGCGCGCCTCGCGCAGCTGCGGATCCAGCGCGAGGCCCTGGTCGGGTCGCTGCAGCGGCACACCCCGGAGTGGTCCTGGCGGCTCCCGCCCGGCGGCCTCTCGCTCTGGGTCGACCTCGGCGAGCCCGTCAGCTCCGCTCTGTCCGAACGGGCCGCGGCGGCCGGGGTGCACATCGGCCGCGGCGCCCGGTTCGGGGTGGACCCGGGCACCTTCGAGCACCGGCTGCGGATCCCGTACACCCTGCCCGCGGACCGCCTGGACGAGGGCGTCCGCCTCCTCGCCCAGGCCTTCCACGACGGGGTCCCGCTGTCCCCGGCGGTGGAACGGCCGTACTGGGTGGCGTAG
- a CDS encoding response regulator produces MTIRLLLADDHPVVRAGLRAVLDTEPDFAVVAEAATAERAVELAAAEVVDVVLMDLQFGPGMHGSAATALITARQDAPRVLVLTTYDTDADILAAVEAGASGYLLKDAPPEELAAAVRTAAAGQSALAPAVALRLMDRMRTPAQALTKRELEVLQLVADGLSNQQISKRLFLSQATVKSHLVHVYAKLGVDSRTSAVAAAATRRLIRTP; encoded by the coding sequence ATGACCATCCGGCTGCTGCTCGCGGACGACCACCCGGTCGTCCGGGCGGGACTGCGCGCGGTGCTGGACACCGAGCCGGACTTCGCGGTGGTCGCCGAGGCCGCGACCGCCGAACGGGCGGTGGAACTGGCCGCCGCCGAGGTGGTGGACGTGGTGCTGATGGACCTCCAGTTCGGCCCCGGGATGCACGGGTCCGCGGCCACCGCCCTGATCACGGCCCGGCAGGACGCACCCCGGGTGCTGGTGCTGACCACGTACGACACGGACGCCGACATCCTGGCGGCGGTGGAGGCCGGCGCCTCGGGCTACCTGCTCAAGGACGCCCCGCCCGAGGAGCTGGCGGCGGCCGTGCGCACCGCCGCGGCGGGGCAGTCGGCGCTGGCCCCGGCGGTGGCGCTGCGGCTGATGGACCGGATGCGGACCCCGGCGCAGGCGCTGACGAAGCGGGAGCTGGAGGTGCTCCAGCTGGTCGCGGACGGCCTGTCGAACCAGCAGATCTCCAAGCGGCTCTTCCTCAGTCAGGCCACGGTCAAGTCCCACCTGGTGCACGTCTACGCGAAGCTCGGCGTCGACTCGCGCACCTCGGCGGTGGCGGCGGCCGCCACCCGCCGCCTGATCCGCACGCCTTAG
- a CDS encoding sensor histidine kinase, translating to MTDPVLPVPPAPGSSRPLTPVSKVLRLCLHALLLGLLALAAGRALADSAPRAGWVVAACAVLAAVYAGGVRTPAVHRSPGAGAVWLAALGTAWAGLLAVSPDGLWIAFPLYFLELHLLRLRWGVAAVALTACAAICGFLAHSGDVTAGAFLGPLLGGAVAVATVLGYQALYRESERRRELIEELIATRAELAAAERGAGILAERERLAREIHDTLAQGLSSIQLLLRAAERTLSDEGPAGSAGAGTKPSAGPAPEPAGSAGAAAGGGQAAALAHIAQAREAAQENLAEARRFVRALTPPDLEHGSLPAALRRLCAGAPWPRVRFSLSGSPRVLPTPYEVALLRIAQSALANVVRHARARRAEITLTFMDASVTLDIVDDGQGFDPRSAAAARGDGGFGLPAMRSRAETLGGLFTVESDPGQGTAVAVTLPLPLEAS from the coding sequence ATGACTGATCCCGTGCTGCCCGTTCCCCCCGCCCCCGGCTCCTCCCGCCCCCTCACCCCGGTGTCCAAGGTGCTGCGGCTGTGCCTGCACGCCCTGCTGCTGGGGCTGCTCGCGCTGGCCGCCGGGCGGGCCCTGGCCGACTCCGCACCCCGGGCCGGCTGGGTGGTCGCCGCCTGCGCGGTGCTGGCCGCCGTGTACGCGGGCGGTGTACGGACCCCCGCGGTGCACCGCTCGCCGGGCGCCGGGGCGGTGTGGCTGGCCGCGCTGGGCACGGCCTGGGCGGGCCTGCTGGCGGTCTCCCCCGACGGGCTGTGGATCGCCTTCCCGCTGTATTTCCTGGAACTGCACCTGCTGCGGCTGCGCTGGGGCGTCGCCGCCGTCGCGCTGACCGCCTGCGCGGCCATCTGCGGCTTCCTCGCGCACAGCGGCGACGTGACCGCGGGGGCGTTCCTCGGGCCGCTGCTGGGCGGCGCCGTGGCGGTGGCGACCGTACTGGGCTACCAGGCGCTGTACCGCGAGAGCGAGCGCCGCCGCGAGCTGATCGAGGAGCTCATCGCCACCCGGGCGGAGCTGGCCGCCGCCGAGCGCGGCGCCGGGATCCTCGCCGAACGGGAGCGGCTCGCCCGGGAGATCCACGACACCCTGGCCCAGGGGCTCTCCTCGATCCAGCTGCTGCTGCGGGCGGCCGAGCGGACCCTCTCCGACGAGGGTCCGGCGGGCTCGGCGGGCGCGGGCACCAAGCCCTCCGCGGGCCCGGCGCCCGAGCCGGCCGGGTCGGCCGGGGCCGCGGCCGGCGGAGGGCAGGCGGCCGCTCTGGCTCACATCGCGCAGGCGCGTGAAGCCGCCCAGGAGAACCTCGCCGAGGCCCGCCGGTTCGTGCGCGCCCTGACCCCGCCCGACCTGGAGCACGGCTCCCTGCCGGCGGCCCTGCGGCGGCTGTGCGCCGGGGCGCCGTGGCCGCGGGTGCGGTTCTCGCTGAGCGGCAGCCCGCGGGTGCTGCCGACCCCGTACGAGGTGGCCCTGCTGCGGATCGCGCAGTCGGCACTGGCCAATGTGGTGCGCCACGCCCGGGCCAGGCGCGCCGAGATCACCCTGACCTTCATGGACGCCTCGGTGACACTGGACATCGTGGACGACGGCCAGGGCTTCGACCCCCGCTCCGCGGCCGCCGCCCGGGGGGACGGGGGGTTCGGGCTGCCCGCGATGCGCTCGCGCGCCGAGACCCTGGGCGGGCTGTTCACCGTGGAGTCCGATCCCGGCCAGGGCACCGCCGTGGCCGTCACCCTGCCGCTGCCCCTGGAGGCGTCCTGA
- a CDS encoding ABC transporter permease encodes MFVAWRDLRFAKGRFALMGSVVLLITLLVGLLSGLTAGLARENISAVTGLPASHLAFAAPAGDQEVSFTHSQVPEKAWRAWRAQPGVRAAEPLGIRTTNAASGGRTAAVSVFGVEPAGGLAPRGAGLTQGQVVLTEKAAEELGGLTPGARLKIGPLELSVAAVSGTAAFSHTPVVWMDLNDWQRVGNPGTSLERLATVLAVSGDGIDLSAADEAAGTRARTVDEALGAIGSYQAENGSLQLMRGFLFAISALVIGAFFTVWTIQRSGDIAVLKALGASTPYLLRDALGQAVVMLVAGTGLGTALAAGFGALISGGDVPFLLDTATVLVPAAVMIALGALGAALSIRRITAVDPLTALGSAR; translated from the coding sequence ATGTTCGTCGCATGGAGAGATCTACGGTTCGCGAAGGGCCGGTTCGCCCTCATGGGCTCGGTGGTCCTGCTGATCACGCTGCTGGTCGGCCTGTTGTCCGGACTCACCGCCGGCCTGGCCCGGGAGAACATCTCGGCCGTCACCGGGCTGCCGGCCTCCCACCTGGCCTTCGCCGCGCCCGCCGGTGACCAGGAAGTGTCCTTCACCCACTCACAGGTGCCCGAGAAGGCCTGGCGGGCCTGGCGGGCGCAGCCCGGAGTGAGGGCGGCCGAGCCGCTGGGGATCCGTACGACCAACGCGGCCTCGGGCGGGCGCACCGCCGCGGTGTCCGTCTTCGGCGTGGAGCCGGCCGGGGGGCTGGCTCCACGCGGCGCGGGCCTCACCCAGGGACAGGTCGTGCTCACCGAGAAGGCGGCGGAGGAGCTGGGCGGCCTCACCCCGGGGGCCAGGCTGAAGATCGGCCCGCTCGAGCTGTCCGTGGCCGCCGTCTCCGGCACCGCCGCCTTCAGCCACACCCCGGTCGTCTGGATGGACCTGAACGACTGGCAGCGCGTCGGCAACCCCGGTACCTCCCTGGAGAGACTCGCCACCGTCCTCGCGGTCTCCGGTGACGGCATCGACCTGTCCGCCGCGGACGAGGCCGCCGGCACCCGGGCCCGGACCGTGGACGAGGCCCTGGGCGCCATCGGCTCCTACCAGGCCGAGAACGGCTCCCTCCAGCTGATGCGCGGCTTCCTCTTCGCCATCTCGGCCCTGGTGATAGGCGCCTTCTTCACGGTGTGGACCATCCAGCGCAGCGGGGACATCGCCGTCCTGAAGGCGCTGGGCGCCTCCACCCCGTACCTCCTCAGGGACGCGCTCGGCCAGGCCGTGGTGATGCTGGTGGCCGGCACCGGGCTGGGCACGGCGCTGGCCGCCGGCTTCGGGGCGCTGATCAGCGGCGGGGACGTGCCCTTCCTGCTCGACACCGCCACCGTGCTCGTACCGGCCGCCGTGATGATCGCGCTCGGCGCGCTGGGCGCGGCCCTGTCCATCCGGCGGATCACCGCCGTCGACCCGCTGACCGCCCTCGGGAGCGCCCGATGA
- a CDS encoding ABC transporter ATP-binding protein, whose protein sequence is MTLLVHDVTLTYPDGDTRLTALDAVALEVPAGTLTAVIGPSGSGKSSLLAVAATLVTPDSGRVVVAGRDTAGLSAAEKSALRREKIGIVFQQPNLPASLTAAEQLQVMAHLSGRPARALRRRALELLDAVGLADKADKRPHQLSGGQRQRVNIARALMNDPAVLLVDEPTSALDHERGAAVLDLLVTLTRERSTATVLVTHDRAHLERMDRTATMADGRLAQSPQAAPAP, encoded by the coding sequence ATGACCCTGCTCGTGCACGACGTCACGCTCACCTACCCCGACGGCGACACCCGGCTCACCGCGCTCGACGCGGTCGCCCTGGAGGTGCCCGCAGGCACACTGACCGCGGTGATAGGACCCTCCGGTTCCGGCAAGTCCAGCCTGCTCGCCGTCGCCGCCACCCTGGTCACGCCGGACTCCGGCCGGGTGGTCGTGGCCGGCCGGGACACGGCGGGGCTGAGCGCCGCCGAGAAGTCGGCGCTGCGCCGGGAGAAGATCGGCATCGTCTTCCAGCAGCCGAACCTGCCGGCCTCGCTGACCGCCGCCGAACAGCTCCAGGTCATGGCACACCTGTCGGGCCGCCCGGCGCGGGCGCTGCGCCGGCGCGCGCTGGAGCTGCTGGACGCGGTGGGGCTCGCGGACAAGGCCGACAAGCGGCCCCACCAGCTGTCCGGCGGCCAGCGCCAGCGCGTCAACATAGCCCGCGCCCTGATGAACGACCCCGCGGTGCTGCTGGTGGACGAGCCGACCAGCGCCCTCGACCACGAGCGCGGCGCCGCCGTGCTCGACCTGCTGGTCACGCTGACGCGCGAGCGCTCCACGGCCACGGTGCTGGTCACCCACGACCGCGCCCACCTGGAGCGGATGGACCGTACGGCGACGATGGCCGACGGCCGCCTCGCCCAGAGCCCGCAAGCGGCCCCGGCTCCCTGA